A genomic stretch from Bacillus sp. E(2018) includes:
- a CDS encoding iron-sulfur cluster biosynthesis family protein, with protein MTFSITSAAAKLYKDITLETSEALRLFVKYAGSGDSGGFSLGVTPAVPEEDDYVQEVDGLRFFVRNEEKWLVENMKLDYDENTDYFSCHLPGLA; from the coding sequence TTGACTTTTTCAATTACGAGTGCAGCCGCGAAGCTTTATAAGGATATTACTTTAGAAACGTCAGAGGCTTTAAGACTTTTCGTTAAATATGCAGGAAGTGGTGACTCAGGAGGTTTCTCACTTGGCGTGACGCCTGCTGTGCCCGAAGAGGATGATTACGTTCAAGAGGTAGATGGTCTTCGGTTTTTTGTTAGAAACGAAGAAAAATGGCTAGTTGAGAATATGAAGCTTGATTATGATGAAAATACAGATTATTTTTCATGTCACTTACCAGGCCTCGCATAA
- the mnmH gene encoding tRNA 2-selenouridine(34) synthase MnmH → MNNIKTISIDEIDAQHYLLFDVRSPKEFEEYHIPGAYNVSIFSNEERAEIGTLYKQVSKEAAMERGLQVVAPKLPAIYKEIQSKSKEHPDKQVVIYCARGGFRSKSIAETMNMMGLETFQLYGGIRSYRKSIESTLRKMVVEPRKIIVIEGHTGTMKTRLLKQLQAEGYPVLNLEEMAGHKGSIFGNIGERPTSQKEFESRLYERLKELENASSFIIESESKRIGRVVVPDFLLEGKYSGVRIHVELPFQLRVQYICNVYEPLLHKDEIHEAVNKLSKRIPSTIKMDMQENLISLNYEKVVSLLLENYYDPKYDYAQKQYDSECINLTSHSYRDIYLQVKNQLDHLLS, encoded by the coding sequence GTGAACAACATTAAGACGATATCCATAGATGAGATAGATGCCCAGCATTATTTGCTCTTTGATGTAAGATCGCCTAAAGAATTTGAAGAGTATCATATTCCTGGAGCGTACAATGTAAGTATATTTTCAAATGAGGAAAGAGCAGAAATAGGTACGCTTTACAAACAAGTTAGTAAAGAAGCTGCAATGGAGCGTGGATTGCAAGTTGTCGCACCAAAACTTCCGGCTATATATAAAGAAATTCAATCAAAAAGCAAAGAACATCCAGATAAACAAGTGGTTATCTATTGCGCACGAGGCGGATTTCGTTCAAAAAGTATAGCAGAAACGATGAACATGATGGGGTTGGAGACCTTCCAGCTCTACGGTGGTATCCGTTCTTACCGTAAGAGTATAGAATCTACTCTTAGAAAGATGGTTGTTGAACCAAGAAAGATCATCGTAATTGAAGGTCATACCGGTACGATGAAGACAAGATTATTGAAACAGTTGCAAGCTGAAGGATACCCAGTCTTAAACCTAGAAGAAATGGCAGGGCATAAAGGTTCGATTTTTGGAAATATTGGAGAGCGCCCAACTTCCCAAAAGGAGTTTGAATCTAGACTTTATGAGCGGCTGAAAGAATTAGAGAATGCTTCATCATTTATTATCGAGTCAGAGAGTAAACGGATTGGAAGAGTTGTTGTACCCGATTTTTTGTTAGAAGGAAAGTATAGTGGTGTTCGCATTCATGTAGAATTGCCTTTTCAATTGCGAGTTCAATATATTTGTAATGTGTACGAGCCGCTTCTGCATAAAGATGAGATACATGAAGCGGTGAATAAGCTTTCAAAAAGAATACCCTCAACGATCAAGATGGATATGCAAGAAAACCTCATTTCGTTAAACTATGAAAAAGTGGTTTCTCTTTTACTTGAAAACTATTATGATCCAAAGTATGACTATGCTCAAAAACAATATGACAGTGAGTGCATTAATCTTACTAGTCATTCCTATAGAGATATCTATTTACAAGTAAAGAACCAGTTAGATCATCTACTTAGTTAA
- a CDS encoding LysM peptidoglycan-binding domain-containing protein: protein MKQGTMHVIVFLGLLGGIFFTLSNLASQEAQYIEVTIQEGDSLWSLSEEYNAKHHYSNWEFIKWVEKKNSVNAAAVFPGQKVIIPVNK, encoded by the coding sequence ATGAAACAAGGGACAATGCATGTTATTGTATTTTTAGGGTTGTTAGGTGGTATATTTTTTACGTTATCAAATCTTGCCTCACAAGAAGCACAATATATTGAAGTAACCATACAGGAGGGAGACTCACTGTGGAGTCTTTCTGAAGAGTATAATGCCAAGCATCATTATTCAAATTGGGAGTTTATTAAATGGGTCGAAAAGAAGAACAGTGTAAATGCAGCAGCTGTTTTTCCCGGACAGAAAGTAATCATACCAGTCAATAAATAA
- the lexA gene encoding transcriptional repressor LexA, protein MTKLSRRQLDILAFIKEEVSQKGYPPSVREIGEAVGLASSSTVHGHLARLEKKGLIRRDPTKPRAIEVLGLEDNIPSVRSVSIPVIGKVTAGLPISAVENVEEYFPLPEHVVGDENVFMLSVVGDSMIEAGIFNKDLVVVKQQPTANNGDIIVAMTDEDEATVKRFFKERNHIRLQPENSSMEPIILQSCTILGKVIGVYRNIH, encoded by the coding sequence ATGACTAAGTTATCCAGACGACAATTGGATATATTGGCTTTCATAAAAGAGGAAGTATCACAAAAAGGGTATCCGCCTTCCGTTCGTGAAATCGGAGAGGCAGTTGGCCTTGCATCAAGTTCTACCGTTCACGGGCATTTAGCAAGACTTGAAAAAAAGGGACTTATCAGGCGAGATCCAACAAAACCAAGAGCGATTGAAGTATTAGGCTTAGAAGATAACATTCCTTCTGTCCGTTCTGTTTCAATTCCTGTTATCGGTAAAGTTACTGCAGGTCTACCTATCAGCGCAGTTGAAAACGTAGAAGAATACTTCCCATTACCAGAACACGTTGTTGGTGATGAGAACGTTTTCATGTTATCTGTTGTTGGAGATAGTATGATCGAAGCAGGAATCTTCAATAAGGATTTAGTTGTTGTAAAACAACAGCCAACAGCGAACAATGGAGATATTATCGTAGCTATGACCGATGAAGATGAAGCGACTGTAAAAAGATTCTTCAAAGAAAGAAACCATATTCGATTGCAGCCTGAAAATTCGTCGATGGAACCAATCATCTTACAGAGCTGTACGATTCTAGGTAAAGTAATCGGCGTATATCGAAACATTCATTAA
- the sirA gene encoding sporulation inhibitor of replication protein SirA, with amino-acid sequence MREFYIYLITKEVAHSYYGKENKLFQLFFEEQRSNGLSKTILQKQISYITSLLSVSQLEKHFWNHLNDKHEWRLEGETYSLTCKDSIVRIELTDQYIHLYSIGNFEAETVIFEALRQYEAYFLAMDYSERKFGWLSPFKLNMVYAT; translated from the coding sequence ATGAGAGAATTTTATATCTATCTAATTACAAAAGAAGTCGCTCATTCCTATTATGGCAAGGAAAATAAGCTGTTTCAGTTGTTTTTTGAAGAACAGCGCTCAAATGGCCTATCTAAAACGATCTTACAAAAACAGATCAGCTACATAACCTCTCTATTATCTGTTTCTCAACTAGAAAAACACTTCTGGAATCATCTAAATGATAAGCATGAATGGCGATTAGAAGGAGAAACCTATTCATTAACTTGCAAAGATAGCATCGTGAGAATTGAACTCACTGATCAATATATCCATCTATACAGTATCGGAAACTTTGAAGCTGAAACGGTTATTTTTGAGGCGTTACGTCAATATGAAGCTTATTTTCTAGCGATGGACTACAGCGAAAGAAAATTCGGGTGGCTCTCACCGTTTAAATTGAACATGGTCTATGCCACTTAA
- a CDS encoding YneF family protein: MSTGMIILVCALSLIAGVAIGFFIARKYMMSYLQKNPPINENMLRVMMMQMGQKPSQKKINQMMQAMNKQMK; encoded by the coding sequence ATGAGTACTGGTATGATAATCCTTGTGTGTGCACTTTCACTGATTGCAGGTGTTGCGATCGGATTTTTTATTGCCCGCAAGTATATGATGAGTTATTTACAAAAAAATCCACCGATTAATGAAAATATGTTGCGTGTGATGATGATGCAGATGGGTCAGAAACCAAGTCAGAAAAAGATCAATCAAATGATGCAGGCTATGAACAAACAGATGAAGTAA
- the tkt gene encoding transketolase, translated as MSRTIDELAINTIRTLSIDSIEKANSGHPGMPMGAAPMAYSLWSKFMNHNPANPEWFNRDRFVLSAGHGSMLLYSLLHLSGYGLSIDDLKNFRQWGSKTPGHPEFGHTVGVEATTGPLGQGIAMAVGMAMAERHLAAKYNRDGHEVIDHYTYSICGDGDLMEGVSAEAASLAGHLALGRMIVLYDSNDISLDGDLHHSFSESVKQRFEAYGWQVIYVEDGTNLDEIEKALSEAREELNKPTLIEVKTVIGHGSPNKSGKSASHGAPLGKDEILLTKEAYKWTFEQDFHVPEEVHSHFEQLKSEGQAKEEEWNKQFKAYSEAYPELAQELQEAIKGNLPENWDKDLPDYDKAIATRSSSGKAINALAKSVPSLFGGSADLAGSNKTLIEGENNFSRNDYSGRNIWFGVREFAMGAALNGMALHGGLNVFGGTFFVFSDYVRPAIRLSALMGLPVTYVLTHDSVMVGEDGPTHEPVEQLASLRAMPNLNLIRPADGYESNAAWKLALESKNQPTALVLSRHDLPILKNTKEKAYEGVKRGAYVVSPAESDADVLLLSAGSEVSIAVAAQELLQKEGISASVVSMPSWESFDKQDSDYKESVLPRNITKRLAIEMGASLGWHKYVGLEGDTLTIDTFGASAPGEVIQKEFGFTPENIVKRVKDMLNK; from the coding sequence TTGTCACGAACTATTGATGAATTAGCAATTAATACGATAAGAACACTTTCTATCGACAGCATAGAAAAAGCAAACTCAGGGCATCCAGGTATGCCGATGGGTGCTGCGCCAATGGCTTATAGCTTATGGTCAAAATTTATGAACCACAACCCTGCAAACCCTGAATGGTTCAACCGTGACCGTTTTGTATTATCAGCAGGGCATGGATCAATGTTGTTATATAGCTTACTTCACTTAAGCGGTTATGGCTTATCAATCGATGATCTGAAGAATTTCAGACAATGGGGCAGTAAGACTCCCGGTCACCCTGAATTCGGACATACGGTTGGTGTTGAAGCAACAACTGGCCCACTAGGTCAAGGGATTGCCATGGCAGTAGGAATGGCTATGGCTGAACGTCATTTGGCTGCAAAATATAACCGTGATGGACATGAAGTGATCGATCACTATACTTATTCGATCTGTGGTGATGGAGACCTTATGGAGGGTGTTTCAGCTGAGGCAGCGTCACTTGCAGGTCATCTAGCACTAGGAAGAATGATCGTACTTTACGATTCAAATGACATTTCATTGGATGGCGATCTTCATCACTCATTCTCTGAGAGTGTAAAACAAAGATTTGAAGCATATGGTTGGCAAGTGATTTATGTTGAAGACGGAACAAATCTTGATGAGATCGAAAAAGCACTTTCTGAAGCACGTGAAGAACTTAACAAGCCAACACTTATTGAAGTGAAGACTGTGATTGGACATGGTTCACCGAATAAATCAGGGAAATCTGCTTCTCACGGTGCGCCACTAGGTAAAGATGAGATCTTACTAACAAAAGAAGCATACAAATGGACGTTTGAGCAAGATTTCCATGTTCCAGAAGAAGTTCATTCGCACTTTGAACAACTGAAAAGTGAAGGGCAAGCTAAAGAGGAAGAGTGGAATAAGCAATTCAAGGCTTATTCAGAAGCATATCCAGAATTAGCTCAAGAACTTCAAGAAGCGATTAAAGGAAATCTACCTGAGAATTGGGATAAAGATCTTCCAGACTACGATAAAGCAATAGCTACTCGTTCTTCGTCAGGTAAGGCGATCAATGCTTTAGCTAAGAGTGTACCATCATTATTTGGTGGATCTGCTGACTTAGCAGGATCCAATAAGACACTTATCGAAGGAGAAAACAACTTCAGCCGCAATGATTACAGTGGACGTAACATCTGGTTTGGTGTTCGTGAGTTCGCTATGGGAGCTGCTCTGAACGGAATGGCACTGCATGGCGGTCTGAATGTGTTCGGTGGAACATTCTTTGTGTTCTCTGATTATGTAAGACCTGCTATTCGATTATCTGCTCTAATGGGGCTACCTGTAACGTATGTATTAACGCATGACAGTGTAATGGTAGGAGAAGATGGTCCAACTCATGAACCAGTTGAGCAACTTGCTTCTCTTCGTGCGATGCCAAATCTTAACTTGATTCGTCCGGCTGATGGATATGAGTCAAACGCTGCTTGGAAGTTAGCACTTGAGAGCAAGAACCAACCAACTGCATTGGTATTAAGCCGTCATGACCTGCCGATCTTAAAGAACACAAAAGAAAAGGCTTATGAAGGTGTAAAACGTGGAGCTTATGTTGTTTCACCAGCTGAGTCAGATGCAGATGTATTGCTTCTTTCTGCAGGATCTGAAGTAAGTATTGCAGTTGCTGCACAAGAACTTCTTCAAAAAGAAGGCATTTCAGCGTCAGTCGTTTCAATGCCATCTTGGGAAAGCTTTGATAAGCAAGATAGCGATTATAAAGAATCTGTACTTCCAAGAAATATTACGAAGCGTTTAGCGATTGAAATGGGAGCTTCTCTTGGTTGGCATAAATATGTCGGCCTTGAAGGTGATACGTTAACAATCGATACGTTTGGGGCATCTGCTCCTGGAGAAGTGATCCAAAAAGAATTTGGATTTACTCCAGAGAACATCGTAAAACGTGTTAAGGATATGTTAAATAAATAA
- the glnA gene encoding type I glutamate--ammonia ligase: protein MSKYTKEDILRMVKEENVRFIRLQFTDLLGVIKNVEIPIGQLEKALDNKMMFDGSSIEGFVRIEESDMNLYPDLDTFMIFPWTSEKGKVARLICDIFMPDGNPFDGDPRGILKRVLKEMEDLGFSDFNIGPEPEFFLFKNDEKGEPTLELNDKGGYFDLAPTDLGENCRRDIVLELEDMGFEIEASHHEVAPGQHEIDFKYADAVSTCDNIQTFKLAVKTIARKHGLHATFMAKPLFGVNGSGMHANMSLFKDGENVFYDAKSETGLSETAMHFLAGILKHAQDFTAITNPTVNSYKRLVPGYEAPCYVAWSMQNRSPLIRIPASRGISTRIEVRSVDPTANPYLAMAVLLAAGLDGIKNKLNAPKPIDRNIYVMDKEEREAEGIKDLPATLKEALTLFSKNEVLTTALGAHATEHFIEAKEIEWDMFRTQVHPWEREQYMSMY from the coding sequence TTGTCTAAGTACACTAAAGAAGATATCTTAAGAATGGTAAAAGAAGAAAACGTAAGATTTATCCGTCTACAATTTACTGATTTATTGGGTGTTATCAAGAATGTTGAGATTCCAATCGGTCAGCTTGAAAAAGCTTTAGATAACAAGATGATGTTTGACGGATCTTCTATTGAAGGATTCGTTCGAATTGAAGAATCAGACATGAATCTTTATCCTGATTTAGATACATTTATGATTTTCCCATGGACTTCTGAAAAAGGCAAAGTTGCACGTTTGATCTGTGATATCTTTATGCCTGATGGAAACCCGTTTGATGGTGATCCACGTGGAATCTTAAAGCGTGTATTAAAAGAAATGGAAGACCTAGGATTCTCCGATTTCAACATTGGACCTGAGCCTGAATTCTTCTTGTTCAAGAATGATGAGAAGGGTGAGCCGACTCTAGAACTAAACGATAAAGGTGGATATTTTGACCTGGCTCCAACCGATCTTGGTGAAAACTGCCGTAGAGATATCGTGTTAGAACTTGAAGATATGGGCTTTGAAATCGAAGCTTCTCACCATGAAGTAGCACCTGGTCAGCATGAGATCGACTTTAAATATGCTGATGCGGTTAGCACATGTGATAACATTCAAACATTTAAGTTAGCTGTTAAAACGATCGCACGTAAACATGGTCTTCATGCAACATTCATGGCTAAACCATTGTTTGGAGTGAACGGTTCAGGGATGCATGCGAACATGTCTCTATTTAAGGATGGAGAAAACGTGTTCTATGATGCAAAGTCTGAAACAGGATTAAGTGAGACAGCTATGCATTTCCTAGCAGGTATCTTAAAGCATGCACAAGATTTCACAGCGATCACGAATCCTACTGTAAACTCTTATAAGCGACTAGTACCTGGTTACGAAGCTCCTTGTTATGTTGCTTGGTCTATGCAAAACAGAAGCCCACTTATTCGTATTCCAGCTTCTCGTGGCATCAGTACTCGTATTGAGGTAAGAAGCGTTGATCCAACGGCTAACCCTTATCTTGCTATGGCAGTATTGCTTGCAGCTGGTCTTGATGGAATCAAGAACAAGTTAAACGCTCCAAAACCAATCGATAGAAACATCTATGTAATGGATAAAGAAGAGCGCGAAGCAGAAGGTATCAAGGATCTTCCAGCAACATTAAAAGAAGCTCTAACTTTATTCAGCAAAAATGAAGTTCTTACAACAGCTCTTGGAGCACATGCTACAGAGCACTTCATTGAAGCGAAAGAGATCGAGTGGGATATGTTCCGCACACAAGTTCACCCTTGGGAACGCGAACAATATATGAGCATGTATTAA
- a CDS encoding MerR family transcriptional regulator, whose translation MNDMNRRNLPLFPISIVMQLTELSARQIRYYEEHDLIHPARTEGNRRLFSFNDVDKLLEIKALLEQGVNLAGIKRVFELNEQAAELIKNQPNVQGVQQISESALHRRLKRELIHAGRHGKTSLIQGELSRFFH comes from the coding sequence ATGAACGATATGAATCGTAGGAACTTACCTTTGTTCCCCATCAGCATCGTCATGCAGCTGACTGAACTATCAGCTCGTCAGATTCGTTATTATGAAGAGCATGATCTTATTCATCCTGCACGAACTGAAGGGAACCGTCGTTTATTTTCATTTAATGATGTTGATAAACTTCTTGAGATCAAAGCACTTCTTGAGCAAGGCGTAAACTTAGCCGGAATCAAACGAGTCTTTGAACTGAATGAACAGGCAGCAGAATTAATTAAGAACCAGCCGAATGTGCAAGGTGTTCAACAAATTTCCGAATCTGCGCTTCATCGCAGGTTAAAAAGGGAATTGATTCATGCTGGCAGACATGGAAAAACCTCATTGATTCAAGGAGAACTTTCCAGGTTTTTTCATTAA
- a CDS encoding DUF896 domain-containing protein, translating to MLSKDKMQRINELSRKSKQTDLTSAEKAEQKKLREEYLQVFRKSFVQDLHGMTFVDPNGDDVTPEKLKRSKDNKNNLKH from the coding sequence ATGTTATCTAAAGACAAGATGCAACGTATAAATGAACTGTCTAGAAAATCAAAACAAACCGATCTAACATCAGCAGAAAAAGCGGAACAAAAAAAACTGCGAGAAGAATATTTACAAGTTTTCCGTAAATCTTTTGTTCAAGATCTGCATGGGATGACTTTTGTTGATCCGAACGGTGATGATGTAACACCGGAAAAATTAAAAAGAAGTAAAGACAATAAAAATAACCTTAAACATTAA
- a CDS encoding ABC transporter transmembrane domain-containing protein, producing the protein MRVFLQLMWYFKQEKWRYLGGIVMLAFVSLGLLVPPKVVGLIVDHIEEGTITEEILWRYAVVLIGIAVGIYVLRYIWRILIFGSAVKLAMLLRNRLYEHFTRKSQQFYHKRRVGDLMAHSTNDLQAIQQTAGDGVLTLVDSLMMGGFTLIAMATTISWKLTLVSLLPLPIMAWATNKYGTMLHKRFHSAQEAFSTLNDKVQESISGTRVIKAFGQESDDIDSFSDLSKDAVKKNMAVARIDSLFDPTISLIIGFSFFLAVGYGSILVTRNELTIGELVSFTSYLGLLIWPMLAFGWLFNIVERGRASYDRVESLLAVKEEIEDSGSIENSPKGDISFQLKQFSYTADTPVLSDIHFTLKRGQTLGVVGKTGSGKTTLCKLLLREYQLKSADIMIDDHDICAYKLDALRGSIGYVPQDHFLFSATIAENIAFSKIESPFSEIKEAAELASIHKDITQFKYGYETVVGERGVTLSGGQKQRISIARALIKNPEILILDDSLSAVDAKTEESILQQLKQKRQNQTTIITAHRLSSIAHCDLIIVLENGTIVQRGTHLGLLNEDGWYKETYEKQALETLISQGGVMR; encoded by the coding sequence TTGAGGGTTTTTCTTCAATTGATGTGGTATTTTAAGCAAGAAAAGTGGCGATATTTAGGCGGAATCGTTATGCTGGCATTTGTCTCATTAGGGTTATTAGTACCTCCAAAAGTGGTAGGACTCATTGTCGATCATATTGAAGAAGGTACGATAACCGAAGAGATCTTATGGAGATATGCTGTTGTTTTAATCGGAATCGCGGTAGGCATCTATGTTCTTCGCTATATCTGGAGGATCTTAATATTTGGTTCAGCCGTTAAACTAGCGATGTTATTAAGAAATAGGTTGTATGAACATTTTACAAGAAAATCACAACAATTCTACCATAAGAGACGGGTTGGAGATTTAATGGCTCATTCTACAAACGATCTCCAAGCCATCCAACAGACTGCTGGGGACGGTGTTTTGACTTTAGTAGATTCTTTGATGATGGGCGGTTTCACGTTGATCGCAATGGCTACTACGATCAGTTGGAAGCTGACGCTTGTCAGTCTTCTGCCTTTACCTATCATGGCATGGGCTACGAACAAATATGGAACGATGCTACATAAGAGGTTTCACAGTGCGCAAGAAGCATTTTCTACATTGAACGACAAGGTACAAGAGAGCATTTCAGGAACGAGGGTAATCAAAGCTTTTGGTCAAGAAAGCGATGATATTGACAGTTTTTCAGATCTATCCAAAGATGCCGTTAAAAAGAACATGGCTGTGGCACGTATTGATTCTTTGTTCGATCCAACGATTTCACTGATCATTGGTTTTTCCTTTTTCTTAGCAGTTGGTTATGGCTCGATTCTTGTAACGCGCAATGAACTAACAATAGGAGAACTGGTTTCTTTTACGAGTTATCTTGGGTTACTCATTTGGCCGATGCTTGCATTTGGTTGGCTGTTTAATATTGTTGAGCGAGGAAGAGCTTCCTATGATCGTGTAGAATCACTTCTTGCTGTTAAAGAAGAGATCGAAGATAGTGGTTCAATCGAAAATAGCCCTAAAGGTGATATCTCATTTCAGTTGAAGCAATTTTCGTATACGGCAGACACTCCTGTTTTAAGTGATATACATTTTACATTAAAGCGTGGCCAGACACTTGGGGTTGTCGGAAAAACAGGAAGTGGTAAAACAACGCTATGCAAGTTATTGTTACGCGAGTATCAATTGAAATCAGCAGACATTATGATAGATGATCACGATATCTGTGCGTACAAATTGGATGCGTTACGAGGTTCGATCGGTTATGTACCACAAGACCATTTTTTATTCTCAGCTACTATAGCAGAAAACATAGCGTTTTCTAAGATTGAATCACCTTTTTCAGAAATAAAAGAAGCAGCAGAGCTAGCTTCTATTCATAAAGATATAACGCAGTTCAAATATGGTTATGAAACAGTAGTAGGGGAGAGAGGCGTTACACTTTCAGGGGGACAAAAACAAAGGATCTCTATTGCAAGAGCATTGATTAAGAACCCAGAAATTCTCATCCTAGACGACTCGCTTTCTGCTGTTGATGCAAAAACAGAAGAATCCATCCTTCAGCAATTGAAGCAGAAACGGCAAAATCAAACGACGATTATTACAGCACATCGTCTATCATCTATTGCTCATTGCGATTTAATCATCGTTTTAGAAAACGGTACAATTGTACAACGCGGTACACATCTCGGTTTATTGAACGAGGATGGATGGTACAAAGAAACATATGAAAAACAAGCTTTGGAAACGCTGATTTCGCAAGGAGGTGTCATGAGATGA
- a CDS encoding recombinase family protein — translation MKAIIYSRVSTDKDEQMTSLERQEVELMKLAQQFNFEVLNCYREKASGFSLDREELLSILDLARDGEFQCLLVQDDTRLGRGKAKMAILHQLIKYNIKVYTLSNNGEYTLTEADEMVLDIVSTVEEYQRKLHNMKIKRGMRKAVKEGYKPQKNLKNQTGGGREKKEVPISEIVRLKNMKLTFHDIALTLRGLGFEVSKATVHRRYKEHVENTDN, via the coding sequence ATGAAAGCAATCATTTACTCCAGAGTTAGTACAGATAAAGATGAACAAATGACTTCATTAGAAAGACAAGAAGTTGAACTAATGAAGTTAGCTCAACAATTTAATTTTGAAGTTTTGAACTGTTACCGTGAGAAGGCAAGTGGATTCTCATTAGATCGAGAAGAATTGTTAAGTATATTAGATCTTGCGCGAGATGGAGAGTTTCAATGCTTACTTGTTCAAGATGATACTCGTTTAGGCAGAGGAAAAGCCAAGATGGCAATACTTCATCAACTGATCAAATACAACATTAAAGTATATACCCTCTCTAACAACGGAGAATATACGTTAACTGAAGCCGACGAAATGGTGTTGGACATTGTATCTACTGTAGAAGAATACCAGCGAAAGCTTCATAATATGAAGATTAAGCGTGGAATGAGAAAAGCGGTTAAAGAAGGTTATAAACCTCAAAAGAATTTAAAGAATCAAACCGGTGGTGGCAGAGAAAAAAAAGAGGTGCCGATTTCTGAAATCGTACGATTAAAGAACATGAAGCTTACCTTTCATGACATAGCATTAACTCTCAGGGGATTGGGCTTTGAGGTATCTAAAGCGACCGTACATAGAAGATACAAAGAACATGTGGAAAATACAGATAACTAG
- a CDS encoding methionine gamma-lyase family protein: MYSQFQNEDVLKNTTKKVTERIAEQHKLIDEKSEFNQLKVLKAFQNNQVGDHHFHPSTGYGYDDSGRDTLEKVYADVFGAEAAIVRPQIISGTHAITLSLFGMLRPGDELLYITGKPYDTLEEIVGIRGTGEGSLKDYNISYQHVELTPEGTIDYSEVQRTITEKTKVIGIQRSKGYADRPSFTVSEIEEMISFVKEIKSDVIVFVDNCYGEFVEEREPIEAGADIIAGSLIKNPGGGLAKTGGYIAGKEKLVNRISYRLTSPGIGREAGASLYSLQEMYQGFFLAPHVTAQALKGAVFTAAFLEELGMETRPAYDAKRTDLIQSVIFKDRDRMIKFCQAIQKASPINSYAIPYPDYMPGYEDDVIMAAGTFIQGASIELTADGPIRPPYIAFVQGGLTYEHVKIAVLSAVDELLTQGLISR; the protein is encoded by the coding sequence ATGTATTCACAGTTTCAAAATGAAGACGTACTTAAAAATACTACTAAAAAAGTAACAGAACGAATTGCAGAACAACATAAACTAATTGATGAGAAAAGTGAATTTAATCAGTTAAAGGTGTTGAAAGCCTTTCAAAATAACCAAGTAGGCGATCACCATTTTCATCCTTCAACCGGATATGGATACGATGATTCTGGTCGAGATACTCTTGAGAAAGTGTATGCGGATGTTTTTGGAGCCGAGGCTGCAATCGTGAGACCGCAAATCATCTCTGGTACTCATGCGATCACGCTATCTTTATTCGGAATGCTCCGTCCTGGAGATGAACTGCTTTATATCACTGGTAAACCTTATGACACGCTTGAAGAAATCGTAGGGATCAGGGGAACAGGGGAAGGGTCATTAAAAGATTACAACATCTCGTATCAACATGTTGAACTGACTCCTGAAGGGACTATAGATTACTCGGAAGTTCAGCGTACGATTACTGAAAAAACGAAAGTGATCGGTATTCAACGTTCAAAAGGATACGCGGATCGCCCTTCTTTCACAGTGAGTGAAATAGAAGAGATGATTTCTTTCGTGAAAGAGATTAAATCAGATGTGATCGTTTTTGTTGATAATTGTTATGGCGAGTTTGTTGAAGAGAGAGAACCGATTGAAGCAGGAGCAGATATTATTGCTGGCTCCCTGATTAAAAATCCTGGTGGTGGTCTAGCTAAAACAGGTGGTTACATCGCTGGAAAAGAGAAGTTAGTCAATAGAATTTCGTATCGACTAACTTCTCCTGGTATCGGCCGTGAAGCAGGGGCATCTCTTTACAGTCTTCAAGAAATGTACCAAGGATTCTTTCTAGCACCTCACGTAACAGCTCAAGCATTAAAAGGTGCAGTGTTTACAGCTGCATTCTTAGAAGAACTAGGAATGGAAACGCGTCCGGCATATGATGCGAAGAGAACGGATCTAATTCAATCTGTCATCTTTAAAGATCGCGACCGAATGATTAAATTCTGTCAAGCTATACAAAAAGCATCACCGATCAACTCTTATGCCATTCCATATCCTGATTATATGCCTGGCTATGAAGACGATGTGATCATGGCAGCAGGTACTTTTATTCAAGGAGCAAGCATTGAATTAACAGCAGATGGTCCAATCAGACCGCCATACATAGCGTTCGTGCAAGGTGGGCTAACGTATGAACATGTTAAGATTGCCGTATTATCAGCTGTCGATGAACTTTTAACACAAGGGCTTATTAGTAGATAA